The following coding sequences lie in one Arabidopsis thaliana chromosome 3, partial sequence genomic window:
- the HERK1 gene encoding hercules receptor kinase 1 (hercules receptor kinase 1 (HERK1); FUNCTIONS IN: protein kinase activity, kinase activity; INVOLVED IN: brassinosteroid mediated signaling pathway, post-embryonic development, response to brassinosteroid stimulus, unidimensional cell growth, regulation of unidimensional cell growth; LOCATED IN: plasma membrane; EXPRESSED IN: 24 plant structures; EXPRESSED DURING: 12 growth stages; CONTAINS InterPro DOMAIN/s: Protein kinase, ATP binding site (InterPro:IPR017441), Protein kinase, catalytic domain (InterPro:IPR000719), Serine-threonine/tyrosine-protein kinase (InterPro:IPR001245), Protein kinase-like domain (InterPro:IPR011009), Serine/threonine-protein kinase, active site (InterPro:IPR008271); BEST Arabidopsis thaliana protein match is: Protein kinase superfamily protein (TAIR:AT5G59700.1); Has 116300 Blast hits to 115060 proteins in 4658 species: Archae - 101; Bacteria - 13233; Metazoa - 43205; Fungi - 9848; Plants - 32844; Viruses - 378; Other Eukaryotes - 16691 (source: NCBI BLink).) gives MGIEKFETFILISTISILLCICHGFTPVDNYLINCGSPTNGTLMGRIFLSDKLSSKLLTSSKEILASVGGNSGSDIYHTARVFTEVSSYKFSVTRGRHWVRLYFNPFDYQNFKMGSAKFAVSSQSHVLLSDFTVTSSKVVKEYSLNVTTNDLVLTFTPSSGSFAFVNAIEVISIPDTLITGSPRFVGNPAQFPDMSMQGLETIHRVNMGGPLVASNNDTLTRTWVPDSEFLLEKNLAKSMSKFSTVNFVPGYATEDSAPRTVYGSCTEMNSADNPNSIFNVTWEFDVDPGFQYYFRFHFCDIVSLSLNQLYFNLYVDSMVAATDIDLSTLVDNTLAGAYSMDFVTQTPKGSNKVRVSIGPSTVHTDYPNAIVNGLEIMKMNNSKGQLSTGTFVPGSSSSSKSNLGLIVGSAIGSLLAVVFLGSCFVLYKKRKRGQDGHSKTWMPFSINGTSMGSKYSNGTTLTSITTNANYRIPFAAVKDATNNFDESRNIGVGGFGKVYKGELNDGTKVAVKRGNPKSQQGLAEFRTEIEMLSQFRHRHLVSLIGYCDENNEMILIYEYMENGTVKSHLYGSGLPSLTWKQRLEICIGAARGLHYLHTGDSKPVIHRDVKSANILLDENFMAKVADFGLSKTGPELDQTHVSTAVKGSFGYLDPEYFRRQQLTDKSDVYSFGVVLFEVLCARPVIDPTLPREMVNLAEWAMKWQKKGQLDQIIDQSLRGNIRPDSLRKFAETGEKCLADYGVDRPSMGDVLWNLEYALQLQEAVIDGEPEDNSTNMIGELPPQINNFSQGDTSVNVPGTAGRFEESSIDDLSGVSMSKVFSQLVKSEGR, from the coding sequence ATGGGTattgaaaagtttgaaactttcaTCTTGATTTCAACGATTTCGATCTTGCTTTGTATCTGCCATGGATTCACACCTGTGGATAATTACTTGATCAACTGTGGATCACCAACCAATGGAACACTAATGGGTCGAATCTTTCTGTCTGATAAGCTCTCTTCGAAGTTACTTACTTCGTCCAAAGAGATTCTCGCAAGCGTAGGCGGTAACTCTGGCTCAGACATTTACCACACGGCAAGAGTCTTCACCGAAGTCTCTAGCTACAAATTCTCGGTCACTCGTGGTCGTCATTGGGTTCGTCTCTATTTCAATCCTTTTGACtaccaaaacttcaaaatggGTTCAGCTAAATTCGCGGTTTCTTCACAAAGTCATGTCCTTTTGAGTGATTTCACTGTTACGAGTTCAAAAGTTGTCAAAGAGTACTCTTTGAACGTGACTACTAATGATTTAGTGCTCACCTTTACTCCCTCTAGTGGTTCGTTTGCGTTTGTGAATGCTATCGAGGTTATATCGATTCCAGATACTTTGATTACTGGTAGTCCAAGGTTTGTAGGCAACCCTGCGCAGTTTCCGGATATGTCAATGCAAGGTCTTGAAACCATTCATAGAGTCAACATGGGTGGTCCGCTTGTTGCGTCTAACAACGATACGTTAACGAGAACTTGGGTGCCTGACTCGGAGTTTCTGCTTGAGAAGAATTTAGCTAAGAGTATGTCTAAGTTTTCAACTGTTAACTTTGTTCCAGGTTATGCAACAGAGGACTCTGCTCCAAGAACTGTCTATGGTAGTTGTACTGAGATGAATTCCGCTGATAACCCGAATAGCATTTTCAATGTGACTTGGGAGTTCGATGTTGACCCGGGTTTTCAGTACTATTTCCGCTTTCATTTCTGCGATATCGTTAGCTTGTCGTTAAACCAGCTATATTTCAATCTTTATGTTGACTCAATGGTTGCTGCTACGGATATTGATCTTAGCACTCTTGTGGATAACACTTTGGCTGGTGCATATTCGATGGACTTTGTCACGCAGACGCCAAAGGGTAGTAATAAAGTCCGTGTGAGCATCGGTCCGTCGACTGTTCACACCGATTATCCAAACGCGATTGTGAATGGATTGGAGATTATGAAGATGAATAACTCTAAGGGTCAGTTAAGCACTGGGACATTTGTGCCTGGTAGTAGTTCAAGCAGTAAGAGTAATCTCGGGTTGATTGTAGGTTCAGCCATTGGTTCGTTGCTCGCGGTAGTCTTCTTGGGAAGTTGCTTTGTGTTGTATAAGAAGCGGAAACGTGGCCAAGACGGTCATTCAAAGACTTGGATGCCGTTTTCGATAAATGGAACTTCGATGGGAAGCAAATACTCCAATGGAACTACGCTTACAAGTATAACTACCAATGCCAATTACCGTATTCCCTTTGCAGCGGTTAAAGACGCTACAAATAACTTTGACGAGAGCCGCAACATCGGTGTAGGCGGTTTTGGTAAAGTCTACAAAGGAGAGCTTAATGACGGTACAAAGGTAGCTGTGAAAAGAGGGAACCCAAAATCTCAGCAAGGGCTTGCGGAATTCAGGACAGAAATCGAGATGTTATCTCAGTTTCGTCACCGCCATTTGGTTTCTCTGATCGGTTATTGTGACGAGAACAATGAGATGATACTAATTTACGAGTATATGGAGAATGGAACGGTAAAGAGTCATCTTTATGGCTCAGGTCTACCTAGCTTGACTTGGAAACAACGGCTTGAGATCTGCATTGGTGCAGCTAGAGGCTTGCATTACCTTCACACGGGTGACTCGAAACCGGTCATTCACAGAGACGTGAAATCTGCAAACATATTGCTTGACGAGAACTTCATGGCTAAAGTTGCAGACTTTGGACTGTCCAAGACTGGACCCGAGCTTGATCAGACTCATGTAAGTACTGCTGTCAAAGGAAGTTTTGGTTATCTTGACCCCGAGTACTTCAGAAGGCAACAGCTCACAGATAAATCCGATGTTTATTCCTTCGGAGTTGTTCTCTTCGAGGTTTTATGTGCTAGACCTGTTATAGACCCAACACTTCCAAGAGAGATGGTGAATCTTGCAGAATGGGCTATGAAATGGCAGAAGAAAGGGCAACTGGATCAGATCATCGACCAGTCGCTTCGCGGAAATATCAGACCCGATTCGTTAAGGAAATTTGCGGAAACAGGTGAGAAATGTTTAGCGGATTATGGAGTTGATAGGCCATCTATGGGAGATGTGTTGTGGAATCTTGAATACGCTCTGCAGCTTCAAGAAGCAGTCATTGATGGTGAACCAGAAGATAATAGCACGAATATGATTGGTGAATTACCTCCGCAGATCAATAATTTCAGTCAGGGAGACACTAGTGTTAACGTTCCGGGCACAGCGGGGCGATTCGAGGAATCTAGTATTGATGATCTCTCTGGCGTTTCCATGAGTAAAGTATTCTCACAACTGGTGAAATCTGAAGGAAGATAG